The Tigriopus californicus strain San Diego chromosome 5, Tcal_SD_v2.1, whole genome shotgun sequence genome includes a region encoding these proteins:
- the LOC131881016 gene encoding uncharacterized protein LOC131881016, whose product MGVYGVLCLFLAVHLDLVTSNLTKKIKVIDGFVSSKNNLVDINEVLLFRIGTRQIDFTINVQEQDPSLQNCSGRRSCSNAYIDGSSLKGKTFQREFLFCGQYGLKTVHWLFKSDFMINFNIDCAHITYSFQVRGNEVKDNSTRKLHEYKTRSQCADEGKIVCQSSRKCSETTSSTHCNTTIYGCLDPSRACDSVHDCKNEDDSDEQNCSQFFRGGILLVLILCTGGISTLFICKHQWSLKEFNMIALKNDIIKRKDAIKIKNNIASKK is encoded by the exons TGTGTCTCTTTTTGGCAGTTCATCTAGACCTGGTGACCAGCAACCTGACCAAGAAGATAAAGGTTATCGATGGCTTCGTGAGTAGCAAGAACAATCTCGTGGACATCAACGAGGTGCTTCTCTTCCGGATCGGCACCAGACAGATCGACTTCACCATCAACGTTCAAGAACAGGATCCCAGCCTTCAAAACTGTTCGGGAAG ACGAAGTTGTTCCAATGCTTACATTGATGGATCCAGTTTAAAAGGCAAGACATTTCAACGCGAGTTCCTATTCTGCGGCCAATATGGTTTGAAAACAGTCCATTGGCTATTCAAGTCGGACTTTATGATTAACTTCAACATTGACTGTGCACACATCACTTACAGTTTTCAAG tcCGTGGCAACGAGGTGAAAGACAATTCTACAAGAAAACTCCATGAGTACAAAACCAGAA GTCAATGTGCGGATGAGGGCAAGATCGTTTGCCAAAGCTCTAGGAAATGCTCTGAGACCACATCCTCAACCCACTGTAACACCACCATATATGGTTGCTTGGATCCGTCAAGAGCTTGTGATTCTGTGCATGATTGCAAAAATGAGGACGATTCAGACGAGCAGAACT GTTCCCAATTTTTCCGGGGAGGAATTCTTCTAGTTCTCATCTTGTGCACAGGAGGCATAAGCACATTATTCATTTGCAAGCACCAATGGTCTTTAAAGGAGTTCAATATGATTGCCCTCAAAAATGATATCATCAAAAGGAAAGACGCCATCAAGATCAAAAACAATATTGCTTCAAAGAAGTGA